In Leptospira perdikensis, a single genomic region encodes these proteins:
- a CDS encoding formylglycine-generating enzyme family protein yields MKKLLLILFVLGMAAAPLVSQEETSEESPFASTKKKVQLWKGEVVGVYKNRLWIKVRIYRNQRISKLSLNEIKSLFADTKEFPVYQKLTNLKQGILVVRDTVWEEKNINKNNQFIEVVLVGDYKPDLSSKMKEITTDAYISSYIEEDFFTEPDAFFKGRYTPPRKTVFHPKDRKEMVLITRGLFLYGQGTDPSSDSFNPYFLEPKPSNLKEIPSFYIDKFEVTNAEYAYFLKQTNTQSPPHWIGGKYPEGEGDFPVVHLTYREVERYASWVGKRIPTEWEWEKAARGPGVIEFTNRDETLGYQIIATKYPFGDEYDSLYCNTRESKIGKAQSVHVLSTEGESPYGAIGMCGNAPEWTSSDYQLYPGHHIKNFSFGKIYKVVRGGSYSDSAKNSTATARSYGGIPNLSEDRRAGFRLVMDYRD; encoded by the coding sequence ATGAAAAAATTACTATTGATTCTATTCGTTTTAGGGATGGCTGCGGCACCCCTTGTTTCGCAAGAGGAAACTTCGGAAGAATCACCCTTTGCATCGACTAAAAAGAAAGTCCAACTCTGGAAAGGGGAAGTGGTTGGTGTTTATAAAAATAGATTGTGGATCAAAGTTCGAATCTATCGCAACCAACGAATATCCAAACTCTCTTTGAACGAAATTAAATCTTTATTTGCTGATACAAAAGAATTTCCTGTGTATCAAAAACTTACGAATCTTAAACAAGGAATCCTCGTGGTTCGAGATACTGTTTGGGAAGAAAAAAATATTAACAAAAACAATCAATTCATAGAAGTAGTGTTAGTCGGTGATTATAAACCAGATCTCAGTTCCAAAATGAAAGAGATCACAACAGATGCTTACATTTCTAGTTATATTGAAGAAGATTTTTTTACCGAACCAGATGCCTTTTTTAAAGGAAGATACACTCCTCCTAGAAAAACGGTATTTCATCCTAAAGATAGAAAAGAAATGGTCCTTATCACACGCGGACTTTTTTTATACGGTCAAGGTACAGATCCTTCGAGTGACAGTTTTAATCCCTACTTTTTAGAACCAAAACCTTCGAATCTAAAAGAGATTCCTTCCTTTTATATTGATAAATTTGAAGTCACTAACGCAGAATATGCTTACTTTTTAAAACAAACCAATACCCAGAGCCCTCCACATTGGATTGGGGGGAAATACCCTGAAGGAGAAGGCGATTTTCCTGTGGTTCATCTTACATATCGGGAAGTGGAACGTTATGCGAGTTGGGTGGGGAAACGAATTCCGACTGAATGGGAATGGGAAAAAGCAGCTCGGGGTCCAGGAGTGATTGAGTTTACCAATCGGGATGAAACCTTGGGATACCAAATCATTGCTACTAAATATCCTTTTGGCGATGAATACGACTCTTTGTATTGTAATACGAGGGAATCAAAAATAGGAAAGGCACAATCTGTTCATGTGCTCTCCACAGAAGGGGAAAGTCCTTATGGAGCCATTGGAATGTGTGGAAATGCTCCAGAATGGACTTCCAGTGACTATCAGTTGTATCCAGGGCATCATATTAAAAACTTTTCTTTTGGGAAAATTTACAAAGTAGTTCGAGGAGGTTCGTATTCAGACTCTGCGAAAAACTCAACAGCAACTGCTAGATCTTATGGAGGGATTCCTAACCTATCCGAAGATAGGCGAGCAGGATTTCGATTGGTGATGGACTACCGAGATTAA